GGCGTCGTAGATTTCTGGGTCAAAGATGTAGAAGAGTCCACCTTCAGCAGGAACTTCTAGTGGTTCTGGCTCAGCGATTTCTTCGCCAGCCTCACCTACGCCTGCAAATGCAGAAATGGACAACATCCAGGTTTCATCGTGGCCGCTTAGCGTTGGAGGGAATTCCGCAACGAGTGACTGCGCATATACCGGCAGACCAGAGATGGACTTGACGTGTGGAACCAATTCGTCTGGGTGGTGGAAGGCAACGCGACGGCGAGGGTCGATGCATCGAACTTCATTGTTGACCTTCAGTGAGGACAACCCGCGGGCATCCACGCGCGAGCACACCCACGAGGTCCAGCCTTCAACCTCAAAGGTGTCCAAAACCGGGACGGGCTGGCCGGTGACAATGTCTTCGAGCTCTGCTTCTGCAGGTGCTAGAACATAGATCTCTTGGTGGTGTAGGGAAACCTTGTCGGTGAGGTTTTCCCCACGCTTGGAGAACACAAGTACTGGATCGTTGAAGTCCACGACGGGGACAACCCAGGTGATTTGGTTGGCCGTGTCGGTGACAGTGGTTTCGCGGATTTGGCGCTCGACGGTGATATCGAGGGCTTCCGAATACCCAGAGGTATCGCCCCAGGCCCGCTTTGTGGAGAAAATTCTGGTGGTTCCTTCAAGGCTGACTCGCCAATTGATCTCGCCGTCGCTCACGCGCTGTTCAGGAAGTCGCAGGCACACTTTTCGTCGCTCCGCGTCAAGGATCAAACGAGGACGAAGCTCACGCAGCGCGACACCAACGGAGGTTTCACGATCTGCGGTGCCCACTGGGCGTTCGCGCAGTTCAGCGACGACCAGCTCATCAATCATCGCTGGCAGGGAGCTCTCCCGCTCACGATCAGACCAGGAGGTGGGGTGCGCAGTGGCGAATTGGATGAGTTCTTGAACTCCCGCAACCAATGATGATGCCCATTTTGGTGCAAGGCGCAGCGTGGTATCAAACATGAAGGGGTACTCGGTGCTGCCATTTTCCACTTCGGTCAGCACTGCTGCCACTTCATAGTTGCTGATACCTGCGTGAATGGAGAGAATCTCCAACGCCGACGCTGAATCTGCTGGAACGGTGAGACCTACCTGTACGAAGAGTTTTTCCACCATCCCTTCAAGCACATCAGCGTGCTCAGCGCCAAGGCCAAGTCCACCGAAATACTCACCGAAGAAATCTGAAGGATTACTCAACCTCGATGCCCGGGTGACCAACGTGGCCACGGTTAGGCACGGAGTCATCTCAAAAAGATCAGCAATGTTTGCGCCCGCTGCCAATTGGCGGGCTAAAAAAGTGCCGTAGAAACGATGGATTCGTTCAAGCTCATCACTGCGAAGCTGAACTTGTGGAAAGTACTCTACCCCTGCGAGACGCTGGTTCAGATCCAGCTCAGTTTGTGATGCCCATCCGAGCAATGAATCTGTCATGTCTGCGATGCCAGCCGGCATGTATACACTCTCCCCGCGCATGAATGCGTTTTAACTAGAACCAATCTGATGTTTAAACACACTACCCCACGCAAGACCGCCAAACATCTGTGGCTAGCCCTCGTTGAAGCGACAGTGACGCGGGTGACAGTCACGCAAGCAAACAGGTGTTTTCACAGAAGTGAAACACCTGCTACGAGCTCTTTTCCATCGCTGATGCTGGCTCCATGCGTTGAGAAATAACGCGGGTCACACCATCGCCACGCATGGTCACGCCATAGAGCACGTTGGCCACATCCATCGTTGGCTTTTGGTGCGTGATCACGATGAGCTGGGAGTCACGGCGCAGCTCTTCAAACAAGGCGATGAGGCGACGCAGGTTGACATCATCAAGCGCTGCCTCGACCTCGTCCATGACATAGAAGGGGCTGGGACGCGCACGGAAGATGGCCACGAGCATGGCCAGAGCCGTCAGTGATTTTTCGCCACCGGAAAGCAAAGACAGTCGCTTGACGCGCTTTCCGGGTGGTCGGGCTTCCACTTCGATGCCGGTGGCCAAAAGATCATCGGGCTCGGTGAGAATGAGCTTGCCTTCGCCACCGGGAAACAGCGTGTTGAAGACCTTGGGGAATTCTGCTTCGACGTCGTTCCAGGCGTCGGTGAACAGCTGAAGAATTTTTGCGTCTACTTCTTCGATCACTCCGGTGAGGTCGGCGCGGGCTTGTTCCACGTCGGCAAGCTGGGTGGAGAGGAACTCATAGCGCTCTTCTAATGCTTTGAATTCTTCCAACGCCAACGGGTTGACTTTGCCCAATGCAGCTAAGTCTTTTTCCGCTTGTTTCAGGCGTGCACGCTGGAACTTCTCGTCGAAGTCCTCATCAGGGGTGTAATCGCGCAGCAGCTCCACAACGGGGATGCCTAATTGCTCAGTGATTTTTGTGACCGCTTCTTCCATACGCACCTGCGCCTGGCTGCGGGCAAGTTCCATGGAATGCGCATTATCACTGAGTCGGTTGAGCTGTTGGCGCGCAGCACTGACTGCATCTTTGGCGCGAGCAACCTGGGTGGTCAGCAGGGCTTTTTCTTGGTTGCGCTCATCACGCAATTGGGCAGCCTGCGCCAACGCAGCAGACACACGTTCAGAGACATCTCGGGCACCAGCGTGCACAACGGTGGCCAACTTCGCTCGCCGACGACGCGCTTCCATCGCCTGCTCATGGCGGATTTTTGCCTGCCGTTCCTGCTCCGCTTGGCGGCGCAAATTATCGCCCTTACCCCGCTGTTGCCCGGCGCGCTCTTCAGCGGTGCGCAGTGCCAAGCGAGCTTCCATTTCCATCGCACGGATTTGCTGAAGCTCGGCGTTTGCTTGGTCGCGGGCAAGAGTCGATGGCTCGTCGACCTCTTCTTCGTCCTCAACGCGCGCAAGTCGATCCAAGATTTCATCAAGTTGGCCGCGCAATTGCTCGCGGCGTTCCTCGGCGGCACTTAAACGCGCGGCATGGCGGGATTGTTCAGACTGCGCAGCCTCATGTTGCTTGTCCAAACGCGCGAGATCACGCTTGGTGGCTTCCAAGGACAAATCCATTTCCCGCAGCGCCGCTTTGCGTGCTGCAACATCCACGCGGGTGCTCTCAGCTGCCTTACGGGCGCCGTCAAAGGTGCCGGCGATGTCATCAAGCAGGGCAGTTGTGGCCTCAAGCTCCACGCGGGCGTCCTCGACATGCGCGGAGATTTCCACGGTTGAGGTTTCGGTGCCCACTTGAATCCACCCGGCGCCAATCAATACACCGTCGCGCGTTACGGCGCGCAGGCGGGGGTCGTCCTCGACGACAGCGTGGCCGGTGGCGGGGGCGTCGACAAGCACAACGTCGGCAAGCACCCGGTTAAGTGGACCAGCAATCGCCGAATCCAGCTCAACGTGGTCCAGTAGCCAACTGGTTCCTGCAGGTAAATCAGCATCCAGGCGCCACGCGCCGGAGGTACGGCGGCCGTCAACAATAATGGTGCGCGGCACACCGGCATTAAAAAGCTTGTCGACGAGCCCTTCCGTAACCTCACCGGTCAACGCCTCAGCATGCGCGCCCAAGGCCGCAGCGAGAGCCTTATCGACGTTTTTTGCCGCCTTCAACTTCGTCGCGATCTGCGGGTAATCCACCACTTCAGCAGCACTAGACCGCGGACGACTCTGCTCAAGGGTGTCGATGCGTGACTGCAACCTCGAGACAGCTTTTTCCAGCTCACTTCTATTGGCGCGCAGCTCCTCCAGGCGCGCTTCCGCAGCTTCCGCCTCATGGGTTGCCTCGATGAGTGCTTCCTCCAGTGGTGCGCGCTCAGAGTCTAATCCCTGCTTGCGTTCCTGCATGAGGCGACGCTCGCGCTCGACATCGAGAATGCGTCCGATGAACTCTTCCAATTGCTCAGCCAAACGCTCTGCTTCATCCTCCGCAGAAGTAAGCTGCGTGCGCAAGGATTCTTCCGATGCCAGCAAACGCACAACACCTTCACGACGATCAGAAATCGCACGGACCTGCGCCAAGTGCTCCCGCTCAGCGTCGCGAGCCTGCTGCGCTTTCTCCTCAGCATCCTCACGCACCGAGTTGAGGCGTTCTTCTGCCATCTCCACAACCATGTCGAGCTCTTGAAGCTCTTTATCTGCAACTTCTGCTCGACGCAGCAGATCATCAGGATCTTGGCCTGCATAGGCAGTATCTGCACCGGCAGAACTCGCGCGATCAGCAGCGATACGCATGGTTGCTGACACCCGCTCGGCCAGCGAGGACAGATCAAACCACAATTGCTGTGCTGCTTCGGCCATCGGTGTGACCTCAGCAAGCTCAGTTTCCAGCTCCATCTGAGTGGTGGTGGCTTCCTCCAACTGCTCCTGCGCAGCCTCGGCCTGCTCGCGGATCATCTTCTCCCGCTCGGTGGAGGTCTCCAGCTTCTCCGACAACCGAACGATCTCAAATCCAGCGATTTGGAACCTCGCGTCACGCAAATCAGCCTGCACGGTTGCTGCGCGCTGCGCAGCCTCCGCCTGCCGTGCCAACGGCTTTAACTGTTTTGCCAACTCATGGGTCAAATCTTGGAGACGATCCAAGTTAACCTGCATGCCCTGCAACTTACGCTGAGCTTTTTCCTTCCTGCGGCGGTGCTTCAACACACCCGCAGCCTCTTCTATATAGGCGCGACGTTCCTCAGGGCGAGATTCCAGAATCTCAGCGAGCTTCCCCTGTCCGACCATGATGTGCATTTCACGGCCAATACCGGAATCAGACAACAGCTCCTGAATATCCATCAAGCGGGCTTTAGCCCCGTTGATTTCATATTCACTCGCACCATCACGGAACATTCGCCTAGTCACCGACACTTCGGCGTACTCAATGGGCAGAGCACCGTCAGAGTTATCAATAGTGAGGGTGACTTCTGCACGTCCCAACGGCTTACGTTCGCCCGCGCCAGCAAAGATGACGTCTTCCATCTTGCCGCCACGCAGGGTCTTTGCCGAGCCCTCACCCATCACCCAGGCAAGAGCATCCACCACATTAGATTTTCCCGAACCATTCGGGCCAACAACAGCACAAATGCCTGGCTCAAATTTTAGGGTCGTCGCAGACGCGAAAGACTTAAACCCCTTGAGCGTCAACGATTTCAGATACATAACGGGGTTAAAGTCTAGCGCTCCACAAAGCCCTTCAGCCCACGCGGCTCGCTCCAATTCTCAATTACTGTGTTCACGCGCCCCGGGCGACCATAACCGCTGGTATTTTCCTTCAATCGGGTGAGCAATTGTTCGCACGTTTCCCGGGGCCCTTCGGCCACAACGCATACGCGACCATCGATGAGGTTGGTGGCCGACCCATTCAGCTCGAGCTCTTTTGCCTGGCTTCTGGTCCACCACCTAAATCCCACACCTTGGACGTGTCCATGAACAAATGCGGTCAAACGAACATCAGTCATATTAGAATCAGCCTTCTGTTTCATGTTTCTTTGACAAGATTTTGACCAGTGGAGCAACAACCGACTTCGGTTCTTGTGTTCCTTCTTCCGCTTCTGCATTTTCTGTCTCTTTTTCAGGCAAGTCTCCTCCTGGCCCCATGCCGTGATCACCAAGATACTTGAGTGCCCGCGTCACGGTGTGGAGCTGCTGCTCACAGTCTTTAAGAATGGGTGAGGAACTATCGGAGACATTCTTTAACCGGGTATAATCCCTGTTCAGCGTGCGTTCGGCGTTGGCAAGCTCATCCCAGATTTCCTGCACTCGGTCAACACCATTGGCCTCCCACAACAGCGCAAGGCTCAGTCGATGTACCACCATGGCCTCGACTTCTTCGCTGGAGTTAACTGAACTGAGGGCGCCCACGGTGAAACTTCCACCACCGACCGTCGCGAGGGTTCCTGCCGTAACAATTCCACCGATCATTCCACCTGGACCAAAGCTTGCCAGCGCTGAAGTAATGGCCGCGGCACCAACGACACCAGGAGCTGCAGCCAAGGCGAGTCCTCCGGTAGCAACGGTGAGCGCTGCAGCACCCACACCAAATGCGCCCCAGCGACGCCAATTAGTTTTTGGTGCCACCGATACGATCTGTTCGGCTTCGTGAAGCGCCTGATAAATTTCCATCCCTAATGGGCTACCCAAGTAGGTTTCCGAGGTGAAGTCCTCCAGTGCCTCCCGCTTGATTTTCTCTGATACTTCGATTTCAAACGGTTGAAGCAGATTGTGTCCTACCAACTCCAAGAGCCGTTCATAGGCCTGTACTTTGGGCATGTACGGGCTCTTCTTCGGAATTGGGGCATCCGCCTCTGGATCAGCAATGTCAAAATCAAGCCATGAAATTTCCGCTGGAACCGGCTTATTCTCACGAGCATTGCGCTCCTTAATTTCAGCGACCATCCGAGCTTGGGTTTCTCTTAGGGCATACGCGTATCGACGAGCATCATCACCTTTTAAACGTGTGGAAATGAGATAGCCATACCGCAGAGCTTGCAGCACAAAGATTTCCGTATCATCCAGCGGTAGCTTGAGGTTCTTTTCTGCAAGCACGATCTCTTTGCTGCGAGATCCAAAGAGGCCAAAACCAATTGCTTCGGCTACGGCCTCATCAGCACAGTACTTCCGTGACGAATGCGCAGGACCTGGAATAAGCGGCGTCTTGATGCGAAAGTCCAGCACCCAAGGAATGGTGGTGGACACTCCCCTTTTTGCAGCCACCGGGTCCGATCCACTCCAAAAGTTCACCCACCACGACAGGTTACTTGGAGGGGTTTTCAGGTGCTTTGCGATGTCATCGACATTGAAATTTTCATTGGACAACGGGCTGCCAATGGTGGCAAGCCCCTTGACGGTAAGCCCTTCTGGCAAACGAAGCAAGAGATCGGCAGCAATGACAGATCCCAAGCTGTGCCCCAAAATGACGATGTCACCTTCCGTTGGCAATTGATCCACGATGCATTTGTGCACCTGAGCCCGGATTTGAGTGTTGTTGACGTAATTGCGAGCCTGGGCAAAAATCGGCAATGCGACGCTGGCGTTAACCACCGCTTGGGGAAACGCACCTCCAGCTCCCCGATTGTGCCTGCCCAGTCGATGTTCCATCGCGGCAATGCGGCGCTCAAAATCAAACACGTGGGTGGAGTTGCTTCCACGATCTTTACGCAGAGGCCTTAAAGCGAGGCTGCGCTGAGTATCGCTGTGTTCTTTAAGCTCATCCGCATAAACCGGAGTAATCACCGTGACGTCAGAAAGATCGGGATAACCAATCCTCGTGAGCGTCGCTGAAAGATTGGCTTTCCATTCTTGCTGGAGATCGCCCTGTCCGACTCCGTGCAGATACACAAGAGTTGGGGTGGTCACAGGAGTCATGATGCGTCCCGAAGCTGTTGCATGTCTTTTCAACGCACCAATCGCAGTGGAAGTTCCACCGCGACTTTCCTATCGACGCTTTTGACAGGAGGGGCAAAAATGCGATGAGCGGTTCATAAACGGCTCACGAGAAATTGGCGTTCCGCAACGCGTACATGGTTCACCTGTTTGACCGTAGGCGTTGAGAGATAGTGCGAAATAACCCGAATTGCCATTAACGTTGACATATAGGGCATCAAAGGAGGTACCACCACTGGCAAGTGCGCGCGTCATCACCTCACGGCCGGCAAGCAAAAGCTCCTCTAGACGGGCAAGCGAAATCCGATCGGCACGTTGGCGCGGGTGGATGCGTGCCTCCCACAGCATTTCATCAGCGTAAATATTGCCAATGCCAGACACAATCTCTTGGTTTAGAAGGAGTCGTTTAATCTCTGTGGGTTTGGATTTCAGGACTCGAGCGATTGCGGAAATATCTGCAGTGTCGTCGAGGATATCCAACGCAATATGGGATACCCGGGCGGGCACGCCATCAACCAGTTCACCAAGCCACCAATAACCAAAAGTCCGCTGGTCAACAAACCAGACTTCTTCCCCGCTATCGAGCTCAACTTTGGCACGAAGGTGCGGGCTTGGTGTTGACTCAGGGTGTTTGACCAACATTTGGCCGCTCATGCCAAGGTGGACAAGAAGTCCGTGGTCTGCGTCGTCAAGCTCAAGCCATAAGAACTTGCCGCGGCGACGGGCCGCGCTAACCGTGCGACCTGTGATGTTGGCCTCAATCTCCCGCGCGCCACCGAGCTGATTGCGGGCAGCGCGGGGATGAAAGACCGTGGCCGACTCGATGACTCGACCAACCATGTGGTCTTCGAGGCCGCGTCGGACGACTTCGACTTCAGGCAGTTCAGGCACGTGTTTCCCGAAGCTTGCGGAATGCCTGGTGCGCTGCCTCTTGCTCGGCCAGTTTCTTGTTGGGGCCTTCGCCTCGACCCATTTCTTCACCTTCGATGGTCACGATCGCGGTGAACACGAGGTCATGGTCTGGTCCGACAGAGGTTGAGGAATACTCCGCCATGGGACGCTTGCGCTCTGCAAGTTCTTCTTGGAGGGTGGTTTTCCAGTCCTGGTGTAATCCTCGTGCGGTGGCGTTTTCGATCTTCTCAGAAAACAGGCGCAGCACAACGTCGCGGGCGATTTCAAAGCCGTGCTGGCGGAAAATCGCACCCAACAGCGCTTCGGTGGTGTCAGCCAGAATGGAATCTTTGCTGCGACCGTCAGTTAGCAATTCGCCTTTGCCTAGCAAGATATGCTCGCCGAGGCCAATTTCGCGAGCGATGTCCGAGAGCCCATAGCGGCTGACAATCGACGCACGCATCTTGGATACCACGGACTCTGGGCTGCTGGGATACTGCTCATACAGCTTGTTAGCGACAGAAAGACCCAGCACGGCATCACCAAGGAACTCAAGGCGTTCGTTGTTGGGCAGCATCCCGTTTTCATTGGCGAATGACCGGTGGGTCAGCGCCAGCACCAGCAGGTCTCGCTGAATATCTACGCCGAGACGATCCAGCAATGGCTGGTGATCTACGGCATCGAAAGCCTGGTTGAGTGCGTCAACTCCGGTAAGTCGGTTCTTCTTTCGGCTCACAGGAACTTCTCCAAACCGGCCCAACGAGGATCAACTTTGTTTTCCTCAGCTGTTTCGGAGTCTCCGTCGGGCGCTGGGACGTCGCCGTCCTCGCACTCGCCGTATCCCAACTCTGCGCAGATGGGGTTGAAGGGAAGGTTCAGGCCCGCCTCATCGATGACGGACTGTAGAAGATCAATCTGATCGTGAACAACCATGGGAAGTTCATCGCCGTCTTCAGCTTCTTCACCAGTGATGAAATCTGGGTCAGCAGCAAACACTTCGGAGACGTGCAAGGTCTTTTCCGGGGTGAGTTCACGCAGGCAGCGGGAGCACTGGCCCTTGAGCTGTGCTTCAATATCGGCCTCGACAGCCAAGCCGCCACCGAGTGGCATGATGGTTGCTTCGACGACTACTTTTCCGCCCTTAGGGATAGCGATCATTTCCGGACCGATGCGAGTTGGGCTCGGACCCGATTGGGTGATGGTTTCCGGAAGTGCACTTCCACGCAGGAGTGCAGCGACATCAAAAATAAAAGGTGAGTTCATGACCAGGGAGATCCTACTCGCACCACATCTGAAGTGGTTAGTTGAGATGTGATTGGTTGAGATATGAGCTTTTGAGGAAAGTTAAACAGGCGATTTAGTACTCGCGGTTGTAGCCGCGGTCTGAACGATCTGCGCGGTCACTGCGGTCACTGCGGTCATAGTCGCGGTCATAGTCGCGCTCGTACTCGCGGTCGTAATCTCGTTGTTCATCACGTGGCTCACGGCCGGTTGCTCCTGCTCCCCTACGCAGCGCGGAACGGTCTGCGGTGACAGAACGCAATGTGGTGGATAGAGAAGTTTCAAATTCTGCCAACTTGGAATCGACGTATTCATCGCATTCATTGCGCAGCTTGTTGGAATCTGCATGCGCAGCATCGACGATGCGGTGTGCTTCTTCCGTAGAACGACGAACCACCTCAGATTCGCTGACCAGTCTCTCCTGCTCAGCTTGACCTTCGGCGACAGCGCGACGGTAGGAATCATTACCGGATTTAACCAGGCGCTCGGCCTCAGCCTGTGCGCGCTCGGTGACGTTGGCTGCTTCTCGACGCGCATCGCCCACGATGCGGTCTGCCGACTCATTTGCCTTTGCAACAACAGACTGTGCGTGGTTGGTGGCGTCTTCCACCATTTGGTCTGCTTCCTGAGTCGAGCGAGTGAGAAGATTCCGCGCCTCATCAGCAGCGTCATCAACGATGACACCAGCCTTTTCTTCAGCTTCGCGAATCACCGCGTCACGGTGATCGAGCACATCCTGTGCATCATCGAGCTCTACAGGAAGGGCATCGCGCAGATCATCAAGGAGCGCCAGCACTTCTTGACGTGGGACGACGCAGTTTCCTGTCATAGGGACGCCGTAGGCGCGTTGAACGGTTTGAACTAGTTCATCCAGTGCTTCGAAGACCTTGTACATGCGGTTCATCGTACTTAAATCCTGTGAACTATGTGGGTGGCACGCCTTATTTGTGCAGCGTATTTAGCTTTTTGAGACAAACGCACTAGATAGACATGCTGCATAGTTGCACGGACTAGCCCCGGGGGATAGTGGTGTCGCATCCGCGGACTAGCATGTTTCTAGAACCTTGTGAATGGCATATGTGCGGTTGCTGTCGTGTCTTTTGAATCAGGAATTGTGTGTAGAAAGGTGCAGGTAGGTATGAGGTCCATGCTGCGCGATATTCCTGCAGTTGGCTGGTTGATCACCGCGCTGATTGTGCTCCGGACGGTGTTGATGTCGTTGTCTGTGGTGGGGTTGGGTTCACTTGTTGATGACCGCTCCACTGCGGCTCTCTGGATTGTCATTGGATTATGTGTCGCTTCAGGCATCGTGTTGGCAGTCGAAGTCGTGCTTCCTCAACGCCTGCGTGCCCGCCAGGAAGCACAATGGCGGGCAGAACTAGCGCAGAAGAACTTTGCACTAACCCCCGATGGCGATACCGGTGAGGCTGCAGATGATGCGCACGTAATCACACAAGCAACAGAAGCAACTGAAAAAGCGTCGACGTATACAGTGCTTTTTTTGGGCCCATTCTTTGCCGTGTTTATCGCCCCAATCGCGGTGATCATCGTGCTTGGCATTTCAGTTTCTTGGCCAATTGCAGGGGTGCTTTCACTAGGTCTAGCCCTTATTCCCCCGGTGATGGTGTGGGCCCGGCGCGGCTTAAAAAGTGCAGGTGCAGGCTACGGTCGGGCGTCTGGACAACTAGCCGGTGCCTTCTTGGAATCGGTACGCACACTGGGCACGACCTTGCTGCTTGGTGCTTCCACCAGCCGACGGGCTGTGTTAAAGACCATGGCCGAGCGTATGCGCGTTCAAGTGATGATATTGCTCTACCGCAACCAGCTAATGATCCTGGTGACAGACGGCGCGTTCGGCCTCGCCACCACTACTGTTGCAGTTCTGACAGCCACAGGAGGCTACGCCCAAGGAACCTTATCTTTGGGGCAAGCTTTCGCCGTCATTCTCCTGGCACGCTTGCTGATCGATCCCATCAATCGCATGGGTCGGACCTTTTATACCGGAATGGCAGGCCGAGCTTCACTCACAATCGTCAAGAATGCCCTTTCCTCCTCAACTCGAGCAACACCTGAGGACTCCGGTCAAACTTTCACAGGTGACCTGGTACTGCGCGACCTCAGCATTTCACGACGTAACACCACGATCATCAGCGGTCTCTCCCTCACTATTCCCCGTGGCGCTCATGTTGCCATCATAGGACCCAGCGGGTCAGGCAAATCTACTCTCGCCCTAGCTCTCGCTGGCCTCATCGATGTCAATGGCACCATCACCATCGGTGGACACCTCAGCTCGCCGGCCGATCGTCGCGCATCCGTCAGCTTGGTGCCACAATCCCCCACGCTGTTTTCGGGAACGCTCACCTCAAACATTGACCTCGCCCACACAGGCATTGAAACGTCACACCTAATTGATGCCCTGTTGGGTTCTGAACTGCCCGCCACCATGCGGATCGGAGAGACCGGACGTCGAGTCTCTGGTGGACAGGCCGCAAGAATTTCCATGGCTAGGGGCCTTGCCAAAGGTGCAGACATCATGATCCTCGACGAAGCCACCGCACAACTTGACCATGCCAATTCCCGAAAAGTCCGGGACACCGCCCAATCCCTTGGCTGCACGCTGATTGAAATCACCCATCGACCTGCAGAAGCCCTCGAAGCCGACACCGTCGTTGTATTAGAAGACGGCCACATCACCGGATACGGCAGCTCCATCAAAGTGGCAGCAGACAACGCGTTTTTCCGCGCAGCACTTCAGGAGGAGAAATGATCCGCAAACTTCTCTACCTCGCCCGCCCCATCGCCAAAGACCTCGCGTTATCCACCGCTCTTCGCCTCATCAACCAACTCTGTGCCCTCGCAGCTCTCGTCTTCCCAGCTT
The window above is part of the Corynebacterium deserti GIMN1.010 genome. Proteins encoded here:
- a CDS encoding ATP-binding cassette domain-containing protein, which translates into the protein MRSMLRDIPAVGWLITALIVLRTVLMSLSVVGLGSLVDDRSTAALWIVIGLCVASGIVLAVEVVLPQRLRARQEAQWRAELAQKNFALTPDGDTGEAADDAHVITQATEATEKASTYTVLFLGPFFAVFIAPIAVIIVLGISVSWPIAGVLSLGLALIPPVMVWARRGLKSAGAGYGRASGQLAGAFLESVRTLGTTLLLGASTSRRAVLKTMAERMRVQVMILLYRNQLMILVTDGAFGLATTTVAVLTATGGYAQGTLSLGQAFAVILLARLLIDPINRMGRTFYTGMAGRASLTIVKNALSSSTRATPEDSGQTFTGDLVLRDLSISRRNTTIISGLSLTIPRGAHVAIIGPSGSGKSTLALALAGLIDVNGTITIGGHLSSPADRRASVSLVPQSPTLFSGTLTSNIDLAHTGIETSHLIDALLGSELPATMRIGETGRRVSGGQAARISMARGLAKGADIMILDEATAQLDHANSRKVRDTAQSLGCTLIEITHRPAEALEADTVVVLEDGHITGYGSSIKVAADNAFFRAALQEEK